TCACCGCGTTCGCCGACGGCGGCGCGGAGCTGCTCACCGGCACGTATTTCTCCGTCGGCGGCGGGTTCGTGGTCGAGGATCAACCGGCGCCGGGCGCCGGCAAACGCATCGTGCCGGATCTCACCGTGCTACCGTTTCCGTTCCGCAGCGGCGATGAGTTGTTAGCGCTGTGCGAGCGCGAGAAGACGTCCATCGCCGGCATCATGCGCCGCAACGAGCGTCGCTGGCGCAGCGACGCGGAAATCGACGAAGGATTGCTGCACATCTGGCACGTGATGCAGGCCTGCGTGAAGCGTGGCTGTGCAACGCCGGGCGTGTTGCCCGGCGGGTACAAGGTCAAGCGCCGCGCGCCGGGGTTGTTTGCGCAGTTGACGCAGCCCGCGATGGCGGCGCCGCACGATCCGCTGATCGCGCTCGACTGGGTGAACCTGTGGGCGCTGGCGGTCAACGAAGAGAACGCCGCCGGCGGGCGCGTGGTGACGGCACCGACCAACGGCGCGGCGGGCATCGTGCCCGCGCTGATGCACTACTACGCGCGCTTCGTGCATGGCGCGAACGACGCGGGGATCGTGGATTTCCTGCTGACCGCCGCCGCCATCGGCTTCTTATATAAGGAGAACGCGTCGATCTCGGGCGCCGAGGTGGGCTGCCAGGGCGAGGTGGGCGTGGCCTGTTCCATGGCCGCCGCTGCGCTGACCGCGGTGTTAGGCGGCACGGTGCTGCAGGTGGAGAACGCCGCCG
This sequence is a window from Pseudomonadota bacterium. Protein-coding genes within it:
- a CDS encoding L-serine ammonia-lyase, coding for MALSVFDLFKIGIGPSSSHTVGPMRAARQFAVRLHEAGLLGRVARISVMLYGSLGATGKGHGSDKAILLGLSGNEPDTVDVDSIAATVERIRASHELFLLGKQAIAFDERTDLVFNHRDTLPLHSNGMRFTAFADGGAELLTGTYFSVGGGFVVEDQPAPGAGKRIVPDLTVLPFPFRSGDELLALCEREKTSIAGIMRRNERRWRSDAEIDEGLLHIWHVMQACVKRGCATPGVLPGGYKVKRRAPGLFAQLTQPAMAAPHDPLIALDWVNLWALAVNEENAAGGRVVTAPTNGAAGIVPALMHYYARFVHGANDAGIVDFLLTAAAIGFLYKENASISGAEVGCQGEVGVACSMAAAALTAVLGGTVLQVENAAEIAMEHHLGLTCDPVGGLVQIPCIERNAIGAAKAINVARMALRGDGTHYVSLDKVIKTMRETGADMKTKYKETSRGGLAVNIVEC